One part of the Symphalangus syndactylus isolate Jambi chromosome 1, NHGRI_mSymSyn1-v2.1_pri, whole genome shotgun sequence genome encodes these proteins:
- the C1H18orf32 gene encoding UPF0729 protein C18orf32 homolog: MVCIPCIVIPVLLWIYKKFLEPYIYPLVSPFVSRIWPKKAIQESNDTNKGKVDCKGADMNGLPTKGPTEISDKKKD; the protein is encoded by the exons ATGGTGTGCATTCCTTGTATCGTCATTCCAGTTCTGCTCTGGATCTACAAAAAATTCCTGGAGCCATACATATACCCTCTGGTTTCCCCCTTCGTTAGTCGTATATGGCCTAAGAAAGCAATACAGGAATCCAATGATACAAACAAAGGCAAAGTGGACTGTAAG gGTGCAGACATGAATGGATTACCAACAAAAGGACCAACAGAAATCTCTGATAAAAAGAAAGACTAA